A genomic segment from Deinococcus detaillensis encodes:
- the mazE gene encoding type II toxin-antitoxin system MazE family antitoxin gives MRVIATMTSKGQVTVPREVREKLGLKQGDGLVFEIEGNTITLLTPQEDNPFDAFIGTLPPLPQDARSFWRERRDGDAEE, from the coding sequence ATGCGTGTAATTGCGACGATGACCAGCAAGGGGCAAGTCACGGTGCCCCGTGAGGTGCGCGAAAAATTGGGACTGAAACAGGGCGACGGCCTGGTCTTTGAGATCGAAGGGAACACCATCACCCTGCTCACGCCCCAGGAGGACAACCCGTTCGACGCCTTCATCGGCACCCTCCCGCCACTGCCTCAAGACGCCAGAAGTTTCTGGCGAGAGCGGCGTGATGGAGACGCCGAGGAGTGA
- a CDS encoding replication initiator protein A — MPNKPKTPNLHDELNFARFGVISMHSRIDQQITSWQTEFTVNGRTFRIEAITPVGRPHGIDTDTLVSLETLFVANGCPEDNWVHTTAYEVRELMGLANNGENYHRLRQSIRRLYFTSILVGRKTTLTRSQKVAWDNVGVRFLDGLRYRDSEDDGELSTLDSDATLSIRLGEQLAASIRAGISQVLDGQLLYQLEQPPARALYRTMQAHRRQDDGTLLSELRVPLTEWRQATGLTADRSDLVRRALEAAHQELIANRYLESAVIEGRGKKAVAHYTFADVNAADPVLVVLLRQAGVAVTRATILASRYPDRVETALQFLASRQRTVGSVRNPGGLVADFLERPDKYEILQEVVSPESQLQERRQLLKQQKVAAEHLVQQQADAHLEQLRAASPTEQWVAQRSTLQLMLKKHLSAAQWQELEALAQRGDILAVDLSSSLIEATAKSCLSDRIEQLKRHLSPLLAFQ; from the coding sequence ATGCCGAACAAGCCAAAAACTCCAAATTTGCATGATGAGCTGAATTTTGCTCGCTTTGGCGTGATCAGCATGCACTCCCGAATCGATCAGCAAATCACCAGTTGGCAAACCGAGTTCACCGTCAACGGTCGAACATTCAGAATTGAGGCGATAACGCCAGTCGGACGTCCCCACGGAATCGATACCGATACATTGGTATCTCTGGAAACGCTCTTTGTCGCCAACGGCTGTCCTGAGGACAACTGGGTGCACACCACGGCTTATGAAGTTCGGGAGTTGATGGGGCTTGCCAACAACGGCGAGAACTATCACCGCCTGAGACAGAGTATCCGGCGGTTGTATTTCACCAGCATCCTGGTGGGTCGAAAGACTACCCTAACCAGATCCCAGAAGGTAGCCTGGGACAACGTCGGGGTGCGCTTTCTGGATGGACTGCGCTACAGAGATAGCGAGGATGATGGTGAACTGAGTACGCTTGACAGTGACGCGACTCTCAGTATCCGGCTGGGTGAGCAACTTGCCGCCAGTATCCGGGCCGGTATCTCACAGGTGCTAGACGGCCAACTGCTCTATCAGCTGGAGCAGCCGCCCGCTCGGGCGCTTTACCGCACCATGCAGGCGCACCGCCGTCAAGACGACGGTACTTTGCTGAGTGAGCTGCGTGTGCCCCTTACAGAGTGGCGACAAGCCACTGGACTGACTGCTGACCGTAGTGATCTGGTGCGCCGCGCTCTGGAGGCGGCGCACCAGGAGCTGATCGCCAACCGATATCTGGAAAGCGCAGTGATCGAAGGACGCGGTAAGAAGGCGGTCGCACATTACACCTTTGCGGACGTCAATGCCGCAGATCCGGTGCTGGTGGTGTTGCTGCGGCAGGCTGGTGTGGCTGTCACGCGGGCAACGATTCTGGCTAGCCGTTATCCTGACCGAGTGGAAACTGCCCTGCAATTTCTAGCCTCTCGTCAGCGCACTGTTGGGAGCGTCCGTAATCCGGGTGGATTGGTGGCCGATTTTCTGGAGCGTCCGGACAAGTACGAGATTCTTCAAGAAGTTGTTTCGCCTGAATCGCAGCTTCAAGAGCGCCGACAGCTTCTAAAACAACAGAAAGTAGCCGCTGAGCATTTGGTTCAGCAGCAAGCTGACGCACACCTTGAGCAGCTAAGAGCCGCTTCACCTACAGAACAGTGGGTGGCCCAGCGCTCGACTCTGCAATTGATGCTCAAAAAGCATTTAAGTGCCGCACAGTGGCAAGAGCTTGAGGCTTTAGCTCAGCGCGGTGACATCTTGGCGGTTGACCTGTCCAGTTCGCTCATT
- a CDS encoding type II toxin-antitoxin system VapC family toxin yields the protein MSHCIDTNVLSALLSAEPNAHRISSALNVLRAAGPLIIHGSVYAELLAAPGNTPNHLDGFLKRGQIQVDWDTGESIWQASGRAYSAYAKRRSKSGGGKPRRILADFLIGAHALSLGAGLVTLDETHYRSAYPNLPLVLP from the coding sequence GTGAGTCACTGCATCGACACCAACGTACTCAGCGCGCTGCTCAGTGCCGAACCCAACGCCCACCGCATTTCCAGTGCCCTGAATGTCCTACGTGCCGCCGGACCGCTGATCATTCACGGCAGCGTCTACGCTGAGTTGCTGGCCGCTCCAGGCAATACGCCGAATCACCTGGACGGCTTCCTGAAGCGGGGCCAGATTCAAGTCGATTGGGACACGGGTGAATCCATCTGGCAGGCGAGTGGCCGGGCCTACAGCGCATATGCCAAAAGAAGGAGCAAATCTGGCGGCGGTAAGCCCAGACGCATCCTGGCCGATTTTCTGATCGGTGCACATGCGCTCTCACTCGGAGCCGGTCTGGTGACGCTCGACGAGACCCACTACCGCAGCGCTTACCCGAACTTGCCGCTGGTGCTGCCCTAA